The Poriferisphaera corsica DNA segment GCTGTAGGCGTACTGATTCCATTGATTTGGGAACGAGTAACCAAAGCGTTTTTGCTGGTTGTGGTTTGGGTGATGGTCACACAAATGCTGGTGGGCGGACTTGGATTTTACTTCCACGGGATCGCTGATCTTCAGGGATCATCGGAAAGCATGTGGGAAAACTTAGTTTTTGGAGCACCGATTTTTGCACCCCTGCTGTTTGCAAATATCGCTTTGCTTGTACTGATTGGGCTCTGGGGTGGGTATATTTGGATGATGACGCAGGAAAATGAATCAGATCACTGATCATTCCAATGAATATTTGGGCAAAAGTGATGGGGGAAGCATGTGTGTGGATTGGTACGAGGGTTATGTGTCGGGGAGATGACTATATAATAGATGCAGGTATTGAGTTGTAGTAGCCGAGAGTAAAAGTGGCTATGGCTGTGGCTGAAGTATGACGATACGGCCAGCTAGAATGAATGCCAACGGAGCGTAAGAATGAAAGTAGCGATAGCGTGTGATCATGGTGGATTTCCACTGAAGCAGGATTTGATTGGTGTGATCAAGTCGATGGGCCATGAAATTGTGGATCTTGGGGCACATCAGTACGACAAAGATGATGATTACCCGGATTTCGCACGCTATCTTGGGCAAGCGATCCAACATGGGCAGGCAGATCGTGGGGTATTGCTATGCGGATCGGGCGTTGGGGCATCCGTTGCAGCGAATAAATTGACGGGGGTTCGAGCGGCAATTTGCCACGACTCCTATTCTGCACACCAGGGTGTAGAGCATGATGACATGAATGTCTTGTGTATGGGTGCGAGGATCGTGGGTGCGGCCTTGGCGAACGAGCTAGTACGAGCATTTTTAAGTGCAAATTTTTCACAGGAAGATCGGCACGTACGCAGACTAGAGAAGGTCATCGGGATGGAAGCTGGGGGCTGATCGGCTTTTAGAGCCCATCCGAGGGATATTAAATTGATAACAAACCGTCCACAGCAGAAGCCTCTGGGCGGTTTTTTGATGCGAAAAGTGCGATATTTTCCCAAGTATTGAAATCTGGACACCGATAATCGAAATCTATGTTAGGCAGCTTGCCGCGGGCGTGAAGTTGTCTATCATGCTTGTATCTGAATTCAGACAATTTCACCCTTTATTATTGAAGGATCGGATCCATGCCAAAACGCGCAAAGATTTCTATCATCGGTGGTGGTAACGTCGGTGCATCATGTGCAATGTGGGCAGCAGCGAAAGAGCTGGGCGACATTGTTGTTCTCGACATCCCACAGGCTGAAAACATGGTTAAGGGCAAGATGCTCGACCTGTTCCAGTGTGCTCCACTCGAGCGTTTCGACGCGAAGATCACCGGCACTGCTGACTACAAAGATATTGCTGACTCTGACGTGATCATTGTTACAGCTGGTCTACCACGTAAGCCTGGAATGAGCCGCGATGACCTGATTGAAACAAACGCGAAAATCGTGAAGAGCGTTTCCGAAAACATCAAAGAACACTCACCTGAAGCAAAGGTTATCCTTGTTTCTAACCCACTCGACGCAATGGTCTACACAGCTTGGAAAGCAACTGGCTTCCCAACAAACCAGATCATGGGTCAAGCTGGCTGCTTGGACGTTGCACGCTACAAAGCTTTCATCGCAATGGAAACTGGTTTCTCAGTTGAAGACGTTAATGCTCTTCTCCTCGGTGGCCACGGCGACACAATGGTTCCACTGCCACGCTTCACGAATATTTCTGGCATCCCAATCACCAACTTCATCAGCGAAGAACGCCTCAACGAAATCGTTGATCGTGCTAAAGTTGGCGGCGGCGAAATCGTCAAGTTGATGGGTACTTCTGCTTACTACGCAC contains these protein-coding regions:
- the mdh gene encoding malate dehydrogenase, with translation MPKRAKISIIGGGNVGASCAMWAAAKELGDIVVLDIPQAENMVKGKMLDLFQCAPLERFDAKITGTADYKDIADSDVIIVTAGLPRKPGMSRDDLIETNAKIVKSVSENIKEHSPEAKVILVSNPLDAMVYTAWKATGFPTNQIMGQAGCLDVARYKAFIAMETGFSVEDVNALLLGGHGDTMVPLPRFTNISGIPITNFISEERLNEIVDRAKVGGGEIVKLMGTSAYYAPASGSVQMAEAIIKDKKRILPCAAFCGNNEYGAQDLFVGVPAVLGANGVEKVLDLDLNAEEKGYMDTSIEAVKELVGIVNKMFPELAK
- the rpiB gene encoding ribose 5-phosphate isomerase B; this translates as MKVAIACDHGGFPLKQDLIGVIKSMGHEIVDLGAHQYDKDDDYPDFARYLGQAIQHGQADRGVLLCGSGVGASVAANKLTGVRAAICHDSYSAHQGVEHDDMNVLCMGARIVGAALANELVRAFLSANFSQEDRHVRRLEKVIGMEAGG